A single region of the Drosophila takahashii strain IR98-3 E-12201 chromosome 2R, DtakHiC1v2, whole genome shotgun sequence genome encodes:
- the LOC138912347 gene encoding uncharacterized protein, whose protein sequence is MDSCNGCTISYKDFLAMDEEEVFAFLQRHGVVLKSKDCPNCSKPATLSFNAKRPISTPFWRCRRMISNHQQKRKLRKVQCSFKESAIKRTFFSKSHVGIEQACNFVAWEMKGSTISFLREELGWSQQTVVDWSNFLREIYLSWTKKNAKQIIGGDGLTVEIDETKIGRRKYNCGRVVDGQWVFGGICRETGDFFLVPVEDRSQETLLPIIEANIANGTRIISDCWKSYNGLKDANYSHMTVNHSVNFVDPETGANTQRIERLWRDLKENIPHYGRKTEHYQGYLARFTFLKRHPNHTSRFHAIFSAMGELFNPERDESTDTDNEKE, encoded by the exons atGGATTCCTGCAACGGGTGCACTATTTCTTATAAAGACTTTCTTGCCATGGACGAAGAAGAAGTGTTTGCATTTCTGCAGAGACATGGAGTTGTTCTAAAGAGCAAGGACTGTCCCAACTGCAGTAAGCCCGCAACATTGTCTTTCAATGCGAAGAGACCGATTAGTACGCCATTTTGGAGGTGCCGCAGGATGATAAGTAATCATCAACAGAAacgaaaattaagaaaagttCAATGCTCCTTTAAg GAATCCGCCATCAAACGGACATTCTTCAGCAAGTCCCACGTTGGCATTGAACAGGCCTGTAATTTTGTGGCTTGGGAGATGAAGGGTTCAACAATCTCATTCCTTCGGGAAGAACTAGGCTGGTCCCAACAGACGGTGGTTGATTGGAGTAATTTTCTTCGGGAAATTTATCTTAGCTGGACGAAGAAGaacgcaaaacaaataataggtGGAGACGGTTTAACCGTCGAAATTGACGAAACCAAAATTGGCCGGCGCAAGTATAATTGCGGTCGCGTGGTGGATGGCCAGTGGGTTTTCGGAGGAATTTGCAGAGAAACcggtgacttttttttggtgcctGTGGAGGACCGTAGCCAGGAAACGCTCCTTCCAATTATAGAGGCCAACATCGCCAATGGAACCAGAATTATATCCGACTGCTGGAAGTCATACAATGGTTTAAAGGATGCGAACTACTCTCACATGACCGTTAATCACTCAGTAAACTTCGTCGACCCTGAAACGGGAGCCAATACACAGCGAATAGAGAGACTATGGCGTGATCTAAAGGAGAACATTCCCCACTATGGCCGGAAAACGGAGCACTACCAAGGGTACCTAGCGCGATTCACTTTTTTGAAAAGGCACCCAAACCACACCTCAAGATTCCATGCAATTTTCTCAGCAATGGGCGAATTGTTTAATCCTGAACGCgat GAATCCACCGATACGGACAATGAAAAAGAATAG